A stretch of the Gossypium hirsutum isolate 1008001.06 chromosome D07, Gossypium_hirsutum_v2.1, whole genome shotgun sequence genome encodes the following:
- the LOC107954373 gene encoding flowering time control protein FCA isoform X3 — MPKDLISLPTTTINTTIILTTTTITPSNSTIALPSSNSITGLPNSHSNTGLPNSNLITGLTNNHSNTGLTNSHSSTGLTSSNSITGLPSSNLNTNLVSSNLNTSLAISITLNASRSSTSNRSVNKTTRSGPTVATVPMPVEKEGFTILAEEPLLIRFMFQEHGNVVEVIQPKDKKTGERHGYCFVKYAMFEEAERAIAALNNRYMFPGESTTIKVRYADAERDRPGPLPDKLYVGCLNKQASKREIEEIFSHYGHVLDVFIMRDEHREHRGCGFVQFSQRDMAQAAIRGLSGIFTMKGCDQPLIVRSANPKRPRNGEPRGNYAFNSMPSGPHPQELAMRSMQNLGDSMAGHIPPNASYPGQHISTNPQPQGVSHWANPQVAACHVTYQSYPPVQQAHSQPTSLPSQQTQTLQGSSQSSHPADSEQKQQPLIPPASQVPSQQNGNVPKLESPQTGSSQPIAATSVVPIVPQSLETVALQESDWSEHTCPEGNKYYYNCVTCESRWNKPEEFALFEKLLQKQQKVQNPSQHIQPDSTGPSVKQVSQSQEVQLQTYPMHLKLEVEQPFSTLGMGHMEIKSETSPVVDLTCV, encoded by the exons ATGCCCAAAGACCTAATTTCCCTCCCGACTACCACCATCAACACCACTATCATCCTTACAACCACCACCATAACCCCCAGCAATTCGACTATTGCCCTACCCAGCAGCAATTCGATCACCGGCCTACCCAACAGCCATTCGAACACCGGCCTACCCAACAGCAATTTGATCACCGGCCTAACCAACAACCATTCGAACACCGGCCTAACCAACAGCCATTCGAGCACCGGCCTAACCAGCAGCAATTCGATCACCGGCCTACCCAGCAGCAATTTGAACACCAATCTAGTCAGCAGCAATTTGAACACCAGCCTGGCAATCAGCATCACTTTGAACGCTTCCCGGAGCAGCACCAGCAACCGATCAGTGAACAAAACGACGCGTTCTGGTCCAACGGTGGCAACGGTCCCAATGCCGGTCGAAAAAGAGGGTTTCACGATTCTGGCCGAGGAGCCTCTCCTG ATCCGCTTCATGTTTCAAGAACATGGAAATGTTGTTGAGGTGATTCAACCAAAGGATAAGAAAACTGGTGAACGACATG GATATTGTTTTGTGAAATATGCAATGTTTGAGGAAGCTGAGAGAGCTATTGCAGCTTTAAACAATCGGTATATGTTTCCTGGG GAATCGACTACCATCAAAGTCAGATATGCTGATGCTGAACGAGACCGGCCTG GGCCACTTCCAGACAAATTATATGTGGGTTGCCTAAATAAACAAGCTTCTAAAAGGGAGATTGAAGAA ATATTTTCTCACTATGGTCATGTTCTAGACGTCTTCATTATGCGTGACGAGCACAGGGAACACCGCG GATGTGGATTTGTCCAATTTTCTCAAAGAGATATGGCTCAGGCAGCTATCAGAGGATTAAGCGGAATTTTCACCATGAAA GGTTGTGACCAGCCATTGATTGTTCGATCTGCAAATCCAAAGAGACCTCGGAATGGGGAACCAAG AGGCAATTATGCTTTTAATAGCATGCCTTCTGGCCCACATCCTCAAGAATTGGCTATGAG ATCTATGCAAAATCTTGGTGATTCTATGGCAGGACATATACCGCCCAATGCATCATATCCCGGGCAGCACATTTCTACAAATCCACAACCACAGGGTGTTTCTCATTGGGCAAACCCTCAAGTTGCAGCATGTCATGTTACTTATCAATCATATCCTCCAGTTCAGCAAGCACACTCACAACCAACTTCACTGCCATCGCAGCAAACACAAACTCTACAGGGAAGTTCTCAATCATCTCACCCAGCTGATTCTGAGCAGAAACAGCAGCCTCTTATACCACCAGCATCACAAGTTCCATCCCAGCAGAATGGGAATGTCCCCAAGCTAGAG TCTCCACAGACTGGAAGTAGCCAGCCAATTGCTGCTACTTCAGTTGTGCCGATAGTCCCCCAAAGTCTTGAGACAGTGGCTTTGCAAGAGTCTGATTGGAGTGAACACACCTGCCCAGAGGGAAACAAGTATTACTATAATTGTGTCACTTGTGAAAGCAGA TGGAATAAACCAGAGGAATTTGCATTATTTGAGAAACTGTTGCAGAAGCAACAAAAGGTGCAAAATCCTAGCCAACATATTCAGCCTGACTCAACTGGTCCCTCTGTTAAACAAGTTTCTCAAAGTCAAGAGGTGCAGCTTCAGACCTACCCAATGCATCTGAAACTTGAAGTGGAACAACCTTTTTCAACATTg GGGATGGGCCATATGGAAATCAAGTCAGAAACAAGTCCTGTTGTGGATTTAACTTGTGTTTAA
- the LOC107954373 gene encoding flowering time control protein FCA isoform X2 yields MERHRDRGERFNDHPPLNPTPWYTNAQRPNFPPDYHHQHHYHPYNHHHNPQQFDYCPTQQQFDHRPTQQPFEHRPTQQQFDHRPNQQPFEHRPNQQPFEHRPNQQQFDHRPTQQQFEHQSSQQQFEHQPGNQHHFERFPEQHQQPISEQNDAFWSNGGNGPNAGRKRGFHDSGRGASPDHNEGSSLAKLYIATVPKTATEESIRFMFQEHGNVVEVIQPKDKKTGERHGYCFVKYAMFEEAERAIAALNNRYMFPGESTTIKVRYADAERDRPGPLPDKLYVGCLNKQASKREIEEIFSHYGHVLDVFIMRDEHREHRGCGFVQFSQRDMAQAAIRGLSGIFTMKGCDQPLIVRSANPKRPRNGEPRGNYAFNSMPSGPHPQELAMRSMQNLGDSMAGHIPPNASYPGQHISTNPQPQGVSHWANPQVAACHVTYQSYPPVQQAHSQPTSLPSQQTQTLQGSSQSSHPADSEQKQQPLIPPASQVPSQQNGNVPKLESPQTGSSQPIAATSVVPIVPQSLETVALQESDWSEHTCPEGNKYYYNCVTCESRWNKPEEFALFEKLLQKQQKVQNPSQHIQPDSTGPSVKQVSQSQEGMGHMEIKSETSPVVDLTCV; encoded by the exons ATGGAGAGACACAGAGATCGCGGAGAACGTTTCAACGATCACCCGCCCTTAAATCCTACTCCTTGGTATACCAATGCCCAAAGACCTAATTTCCCTCCCGACTACCACCATCAACACCACTATCATCCTTACAACCACCACCATAACCCCCAGCAATTCGACTATTGCCCTACCCAGCAGCAATTCGATCACCGGCCTACCCAACAGCCATTCGAACACCGGCCTACCCAACAGCAATTTGATCACCGGCCTAACCAACAACCATTCGAACACCGGCCTAACCAACAGCCATTCGAGCACCGGCCTAACCAGCAGCAATTCGATCACCGGCCTACCCAGCAGCAATTTGAACACCAATCTAGTCAGCAGCAATTTGAACACCAGCCTGGCAATCAGCATCACTTTGAACGCTTCCCGGAGCAGCACCAGCAACCGATCAGTGAACAAAACGACGCGTTCTGGTCCAACGGTGGCAACGGTCCCAATGCCGGTCGAAAAAGAGGGTTTCACGATTCTGGCCGAGGAGCCTCTCCTG acCATAACGAAGGAAGCAGTCTAGCAAAACTATATATAGCAACGGTTCCAAAAACTGCAACTGAAGAATCC ATCCGCTTCATGTTTCAAGAACATGGAAATGTTGTTGAGGTGATTCAACCAAAGGATAAGAAAACTGGTGAACGACATG GATATTGTTTTGTGAAATATGCAATGTTTGAGGAAGCTGAGAGAGCTATTGCAGCTTTAAACAATCGGTATATGTTTCCTGGG GAATCGACTACCATCAAAGTCAGATATGCTGATGCTGAACGAGACCGGCCTG GGCCACTTCCAGACAAATTATATGTGGGTTGCCTAAATAAACAAGCTTCTAAAAGGGAGATTGAAGAA ATATTTTCTCACTATGGTCATGTTCTAGACGTCTTCATTATGCGTGACGAGCACAGGGAACACCGCG GATGTGGATTTGTCCAATTTTCTCAAAGAGATATGGCTCAGGCAGCTATCAGAGGATTAAGCGGAATTTTCACCATGAAA GGTTGTGACCAGCCATTGATTGTTCGATCTGCAAATCCAAAGAGACCTCGGAATGGGGAACCAAG AGGCAATTATGCTTTTAATAGCATGCCTTCTGGCCCACATCCTCAAGAATTGGCTATGAG ATCTATGCAAAATCTTGGTGATTCTATGGCAGGACATATACCGCCCAATGCATCATATCCCGGGCAGCACATTTCTACAAATCCACAACCACAGGGTGTTTCTCATTGGGCAAACCCTCAAGTTGCAGCATGTCATGTTACTTATCAATCATATCCTCCAGTTCAGCAAGCACACTCACAACCAACTTCACTGCCATCGCAGCAAACACAAACTCTACAGGGAAGTTCTCAATCATCTCACCCAGCTGATTCTGAGCAGAAACAGCAGCCTCTTATACCACCAGCATCACAAGTTCCATCCCAGCAGAATGGGAATGTCCCCAAGCTAGAG TCTCCACAGACTGGAAGTAGCCAGCCAATTGCTGCTACTTCAGTTGTGCCGATAGTCCCCCAAAGTCTTGAGACAGTGGCTTTGCAAGAGTCTGATTGGAGTGAACACACCTGCCCAGAGGGAAACAAGTATTACTATAATTGTGTCACTTGTGAAAGCAGA TGGAATAAACCAGAGGAATTTGCATTATTTGAGAAACTGTTGCAGAAGCAACAAAAGGTGCAAAATCCTAGCCAACATATTCAGCCTGACTCAACTGGTCCCTCTGTTAAACAAGTTTCTCAAAGTCAAGAG GGGATGGGCCATATGGAAATCAAGTCAGAAACAAGTCCTGTTGTGGATTTAACTTGTGTTTAA
- the LOC107954372 gene encoding uncharacterized protein, protein MLRLSLLTLLVLLGSGLTRRVTSHEESGEWSCESNSEIQVLADFAPGVITLDGHADDWKDIDGFDFSLLPALDPHEDHEYKDGKMTVKAVHDGNDVFFLLQVDGDYAYTKGDNAKCPSVALMFQIGDDATYHDMGGCKEPRDSCTNKTCKGHEVDIMHFSIGNAIPGRLYGGNPIDNRDGNGGDRFGHLVDVYAWNPHCRYLDGMGPSGNDSSAQNDWKGAWWHSSFTVHSGFVEDDSPFSTGGQKGTYYFEFSRPLRTMDRLQQDVQFTIGGSSKMSVALWYPVDGNPWSGSGHYTINCDWVSFDIASGGSKLTKSAKSSSSWDAASAFSLLFSVAALCVAIFVAYQVSRPKNIPFTPMENL, encoded by the exons ATGCTTCGACTCAGCCTGCTAACCTTGTTGGTACTATTGGGATCCGGGCTAACCCGACGAGTCACCTCGCACGAGGAATCTGGAGAGTGGAGTTGCGAGTCAAACTCGGAGATCCAAGTCCTGGCGGACTTCGCCCCTGGAGTCATCACCCTCGATGGTCACGCCGATGACTGGAAAGACATTGATGGGTTCGACTTCTCTCTCCTCCCTGCTCTTGACCCACACGAGGATCATGAGTACAAAGATGGGAAAATGACGGTCAAG GCTGTACACGATGGAAATGATGTCTTCTTCTTGTTGCAAGTCGATGGGGACTATGCATACACCAAAGG GGATAACGCGAAATGTCCATCTGTAGCTCTCATGTTTCAAATCGGTGACGATGCTACGTATCATGAT ATGGGTGGCTGTAAAGAACCAAGGGACTCTTGTACTAACAAGACTTGCAAAGGTCATGAAGTTGACATTATGCACTTTTCTATTGGAAATGCTATACCTGGAAGGCTTTACGGTGGCAACCCCATAGATAACAGAGATGGAAATGGAGGTGACAG GTTTGGTCATTTGGTTGATGTGTATGCTTGGAACCCGCACTGTAGATACCTTGATGGAATGGGACCTTCTG GAAATGATTCTAGTGCACAAAATGACTGGAAAGGGGCATGGTGGCACAGTAGCTTCACAGTTCATTCAG gttttgtggaggatgacAGCCCTTTTTCCACGGGAGGTCAGAAGGGAACGTATTATTTCGAATTTTCTAGGCCTTTAAGAACCATGGATCGTCTTCAACAG GATGTTCAGTTCACAATAGGTGGATCAAGCAAGATGTCGGTTGCACTCTGGTATCCGGTTGACGGGAATCCATGGAGTGGATCTGGACACTATACTATTAACTGCGATTGGGTGTCATTTGATATTGCTTCAGGTGGTTCTAAACTAACCAAGTCTGCGAAATCAAGCAGCTCCTGGGATGCTGCCTCtgccttttctcttttattctcaGTAGcagctctttgtgtggctatatTTGTGGCGTATCAGGTTTCAAGACCAAAGAATATCCCATTCACACCAATGGAAAATCTTTAG
- the LOC107954373 gene encoding flowering time control protein FCA isoform X4 codes for MERHRDRGERFNDHPPLNPTPWYTNAQRPNFPPDYHHQHHYHPYNHHHNPQQFDYCPTQQQFDHRPTQQPFEHRPTQQQFDHRPNQQPFEHRPNQQPFEHRPNQQQFDHRPTQQQFEHQSSQQQFEHQPGNQHHFERFPEQHQQPISEQNDAFWSNGGNGPNAGRKRGFHDSGRGASPDHNEGSSLAKLYIATVPKTATEESIRFMFQEHGNVVEVIQPKDKKTGERHGYCFVKYAMFEEAERAIAALNNRYMFPGESTTIKVRYADAERDRPGPLPDKLYVGCLNKQASKREIEEIFSHYGHVLDVFIMRDEHREHRGCGFVQFSQRDMAQAAIRGLSGIFTMKGCDQPLIVRSANPKRPRNGEPRGNYAFNSMPSGPHPQELAMRSMQNLGDSMAGHIPPNASYPGQHISTNPQPQGVSHWANPQVAACHVTYQSYPPVQQAHSQPTSLPSQQTQTLQGSSQSSHPADSEQKQQPLIPPASQVPSQQNGNVPKLESPQTGSSQPIAATSVVPIVPQSLETVALQESDWSEHTCPEGNKYYYNCVTCESRGMGHMEIKSETSPVVDLTCV; via the exons ATGGAGAGACACAGAGATCGCGGAGAACGTTTCAACGATCACCCGCCCTTAAATCCTACTCCTTGGTATACCAATGCCCAAAGACCTAATTTCCCTCCCGACTACCACCATCAACACCACTATCATCCTTACAACCACCACCATAACCCCCAGCAATTCGACTATTGCCCTACCCAGCAGCAATTCGATCACCGGCCTACCCAACAGCCATTCGAACACCGGCCTACCCAACAGCAATTTGATCACCGGCCTAACCAACAACCATTCGAACACCGGCCTAACCAACAGCCATTCGAGCACCGGCCTAACCAGCAGCAATTCGATCACCGGCCTACCCAGCAGCAATTTGAACACCAATCTAGTCAGCAGCAATTTGAACACCAGCCTGGCAATCAGCATCACTTTGAACGCTTCCCGGAGCAGCACCAGCAACCGATCAGTGAACAAAACGACGCGTTCTGGTCCAACGGTGGCAACGGTCCCAATGCCGGTCGAAAAAGAGGGTTTCACGATTCTGGCCGAGGAGCCTCTCCTG acCATAACGAAGGAAGCAGTCTAGCAAAACTATATATAGCAACGGTTCCAAAAACTGCAACTGAAGAATCC ATCCGCTTCATGTTTCAAGAACATGGAAATGTTGTTGAGGTGATTCAACCAAAGGATAAGAAAACTGGTGAACGACATG GATATTGTTTTGTGAAATATGCAATGTTTGAGGAAGCTGAGAGAGCTATTGCAGCTTTAAACAATCGGTATATGTTTCCTGGG GAATCGACTACCATCAAAGTCAGATATGCTGATGCTGAACGAGACCGGCCTG GGCCACTTCCAGACAAATTATATGTGGGTTGCCTAAATAAACAAGCTTCTAAAAGGGAGATTGAAGAA ATATTTTCTCACTATGGTCATGTTCTAGACGTCTTCATTATGCGTGACGAGCACAGGGAACACCGCG GATGTGGATTTGTCCAATTTTCTCAAAGAGATATGGCTCAGGCAGCTATCAGAGGATTAAGCGGAATTTTCACCATGAAA GGTTGTGACCAGCCATTGATTGTTCGATCTGCAAATCCAAAGAGACCTCGGAATGGGGAACCAAG AGGCAATTATGCTTTTAATAGCATGCCTTCTGGCCCACATCCTCAAGAATTGGCTATGAG ATCTATGCAAAATCTTGGTGATTCTATGGCAGGACATATACCGCCCAATGCATCATATCCCGGGCAGCACATTTCTACAAATCCACAACCACAGGGTGTTTCTCATTGGGCAAACCCTCAAGTTGCAGCATGTCATGTTACTTATCAATCATATCCTCCAGTTCAGCAAGCACACTCACAACCAACTTCACTGCCATCGCAGCAAACACAAACTCTACAGGGAAGTTCTCAATCATCTCACCCAGCTGATTCTGAGCAGAAACAGCAGCCTCTTATACCACCAGCATCACAAGTTCCATCCCAGCAGAATGGGAATGTCCCCAAGCTAGAG TCTCCACAGACTGGAAGTAGCCAGCCAATTGCTGCTACTTCAGTTGTGCCGATAGTCCCCCAAAGTCTTGAGACAGTGGCTTTGCAAGAGTCTGATTGGAGTGAACACACCTGCCCAGAGGGAAACAAGTATTACTATAATTGTGTCACTTGTGAAAGCAGA GGGATGGGCCATATGGAAATCAAGTCAGAAACAAGTCCTGTTGTGGATTTAACTTGTGTTTAA
- the LOC107954373 gene encoding flowering time control protein FCA isoform X5 gives MPKDLISLPTTTINTTIILTTTTITPSNSTIALPSSNSITGLPNSHSNTGLPNSNLITGLTNNHSNTGLTNSHSSTGLTSSNSITGLPSSNLNTNLVSSNLNTSLAISITLNASRSSTSNRSVNKTTRSGPTVATVPMPVEKEGFTILAEEPLLIRFMFQEHGNVVEVIQPKDKKTGERHGYCFVKYAMFEEAERAIAALNNRYMFPGESTTIKVRYADAERDRPGPLPDKLYVGCLNKQASKREIEEIFSHYGHVLDVFIMRDEHREHRGCGFVQFSQRDMAQAAIRGLSGIFTMKGCDQPLIVRSANPKRPRNGEPRGNYAFNSMPSGPHPQELAMRSMQNLGDSMAGHIPPNASYPGQHISTNPQPQGVSHWANPQVAACHVTYQSYPPVQQAHSQPTSLPSQQTQTLQGSSQSSHPADSEQKQQPLIPPASQVPSQQNGNVPKLESPQTGSSQPIAATSVVPIVPQSLETVALQESDWSEHTCPEGNKYYYNCVTCESRWNKPEEFALFEKLLQKQQKVQNPSQHIQPDSTGPSVKQVSQSQEGMGHMEIKSETSPVVDLTCV, from the exons ATGCCCAAAGACCTAATTTCCCTCCCGACTACCACCATCAACACCACTATCATCCTTACAACCACCACCATAACCCCCAGCAATTCGACTATTGCCCTACCCAGCAGCAATTCGATCACCGGCCTACCCAACAGCCATTCGAACACCGGCCTACCCAACAGCAATTTGATCACCGGCCTAACCAACAACCATTCGAACACCGGCCTAACCAACAGCCATTCGAGCACCGGCCTAACCAGCAGCAATTCGATCACCGGCCTACCCAGCAGCAATTTGAACACCAATCTAGTCAGCAGCAATTTGAACACCAGCCTGGCAATCAGCATCACTTTGAACGCTTCCCGGAGCAGCACCAGCAACCGATCAGTGAACAAAACGACGCGTTCTGGTCCAACGGTGGCAACGGTCCCAATGCCGGTCGAAAAAGAGGGTTTCACGATTCTGGCCGAGGAGCCTCTCCTG ATCCGCTTCATGTTTCAAGAACATGGAAATGTTGTTGAGGTGATTCAACCAAAGGATAAGAAAACTGGTGAACGACATG GATATTGTTTTGTGAAATATGCAATGTTTGAGGAAGCTGAGAGAGCTATTGCAGCTTTAAACAATCGGTATATGTTTCCTGGG GAATCGACTACCATCAAAGTCAGATATGCTGATGCTGAACGAGACCGGCCTG GGCCACTTCCAGACAAATTATATGTGGGTTGCCTAAATAAACAAGCTTCTAAAAGGGAGATTGAAGAA ATATTTTCTCACTATGGTCATGTTCTAGACGTCTTCATTATGCGTGACGAGCACAGGGAACACCGCG GATGTGGATTTGTCCAATTTTCTCAAAGAGATATGGCTCAGGCAGCTATCAGAGGATTAAGCGGAATTTTCACCATGAAA GGTTGTGACCAGCCATTGATTGTTCGATCTGCAAATCCAAAGAGACCTCGGAATGGGGAACCAAG AGGCAATTATGCTTTTAATAGCATGCCTTCTGGCCCACATCCTCAAGAATTGGCTATGAG ATCTATGCAAAATCTTGGTGATTCTATGGCAGGACATATACCGCCCAATGCATCATATCCCGGGCAGCACATTTCTACAAATCCACAACCACAGGGTGTTTCTCATTGGGCAAACCCTCAAGTTGCAGCATGTCATGTTACTTATCAATCATATCCTCCAGTTCAGCAAGCACACTCACAACCAACTTCACTGCCATCGCAGCAAACACAAACTCTACAGGGAAGTTCTCAATCATCTCACCCAGCTGATTCTGAGCAGAAACAGCAGCCTCTTATACCACCAGCATCACAAGTTCCATCCCAGCAGAATGGGAATGTCCCCAAGCTAGAG TCTCCACAGACTGGAAGTAGCCAGCCAATTGCTGCTACTTCAGTTGTGCCGATAGTCCCCCAAAGTCTTGAGACAGTGGCTTTGCAAGAGTCTGATTGGAGTGAACACACCTGCCCAGAGGGAAACAAGTATTACTATAATTGTGTCACTTGTGAAAGCAGA TGGAATAAACCAGAGGAATTTGCATTATTTGAGAAACTGTTGCAGAAGCAACAAAAGGTGCAAAATCCTAGCCAACATATTCAGCCTGACTCAACTGGTCCCTCTGTTAAACAAGTTTCTCAAAGTCAAGAG GGGATGGGCCATATGGAAATCAAGTCAGAAACAAGTCCTGTTGTGGATTTAACTTGTGTTTAA
- the LOC107954373 gene encoding flowering time control protein FCA isoform X1 → MERHRDRGERFNDHPPLNPTPWYTNAQRPNFPPDYHHQHHYHPYNHHHNPQQFDYCPTQQQFDHRPTQQPFEHRPTQQQFDHRPNQQPFEHRPNQQPFEHRPNQQQFDHRPTQQQFEHQSSQQQFEHQPGNQHHFERFPEQHQQPISEQNDAFWSNGGNGPNAGRKRGFHDSGRGASPDHNEGSSLAKLYIATVPKTATEESIRFMFQEHGNVVEVIQPKDKKTGERHGYCFVKYAMFEEAERAIAALNNRYMFPGESTTIKVRYADAERDRPGPLPDKLYVGCLNKQASKREIEEIFSHYGHVLDVFIMRDEHREHRGCGFVQFSQRDMAQAAIRGLSGIFTMKGCDQPLIVRSANPKRPRNGEPRGNYAFNSMPSGPHPQELAMRSMQNLGDSMAGHIPPNASYPGQHISTNPQPQGVSHWANPQVAACHVTYQSYPPVQQAHSQPTSLPSQQTQTLQGSSQSSHPADSEQKQQPLIPPASQVPSQQNGNVPKLESPQTGSSQPIAATSVVPIVPQSLETVALQESDWSEHTCPEGNKYYYNCVTCESRWNKPEEFALFEKLLQKQQKVQNPSQHIQPDSTGPSVKQVSQSQEVQLQTYPMHLKLEVEQPFSTLGMGHMEIKSETSPVVDLTCV, encoded by the exons ATGGAGAGACACAGAGATCGCGGAGAACGTTTCAACGATCACCCGCCCTTAAATCCTACTCCTTGGTATACCAATGCCCAAAGACCTAATTTCCCTCCCGACTACCACCATCAACACCACTATCATCCTTACAACCACCACCATAACCCCCAGCAATTCGACTATTGCCCTACCCAGCAGCAATTCGATCACCGGCCTACCCAACAGCCATTCGAACACCGGCCTACCCAACAGCAATTTGATCACCGGCCTAACCAACAACCATTCGAACACCGGCCTAACCAACAGCCATTCGAGCACCGGCCTAACCAGCAGCAATTCGATCACCGGCCTACCCAGCAGCAATTTGAACACCAATCTAGTCAGCAGCAATTTGAACACCAGCCTGGCAATCAGCATCACTTTGAACGCTTCCCGGAGCAGCACCAGCAACCGATCAGTGAACAAAACGACGCGTTCTGGTCCAACGGTGGCAACGGTCCCAATGCCGGTCGAAAAAGAGGGTTTCACGATTCTGGCCGAGGAGCCTCTCCTG acCATAACGAAGGAAGCAGTCTAGCAAAACTATATATAGCAACGGTTCCAAAAACTGCAACTGAAGAATCC ATCCGCTTCATGTTTCAAGAACATGGAAATGTTGTTGAGGTGATTCAACCAAAGGATAAGAAAACTGGTGAACGACATG GATATTGTTTTGTGAAATATGCAATGTTTGAGGAAGCTGAGAGAGCTATTGCAGCTTTAAACAATCGGTATATGTTTCCTGGG GAATCGACTACCATCAAAGTCAGATATGCTGATGCTGAACGAGACCGGCCTG GGCCACTTCCAGACAAATTATATGTGGGTTGCCTAAATAAACAAGCTTCTAAAAGGGAGATTGAAGAA ATATTTTCTCACTATGGTCATGTTCTAGACGTCTTCATTATGCGTGACGAGCACAGGGAACACCGCG GATGTGGATTTGTCCAATTTTCTCAAAGAGATATGGCTCAGGCAGCTATCAGAGGATTAAGCGGAATTTTCACCATGAAA GGTTGTGACCAGCCATTGATTGTTCGATCTGCAAATCCAAAGAGACCTCGGAATGGGGAACCAAG AGGCAATTATGCTTTTAATAGCATGCCTTCTGGCCCACATCCTCAAGAATTGGCTATGAG ATCTATGCAAAATCTTGGTGATTCTATGGCAGGACATATACCGCCCAATGCATCATATCCCGGGCAGCACATTTCTACAAATCCACAACCACAGGGTGTTTCTCATTGGGCAAACCCTCAAGTTGCAGCATGTCATGTTACTTATCAATCATATCCTCCAGTTCAGCAAGCACACTCACAACCAACTTCACTGCCATCGCAGCAAACACAAACTCTACAGGGAAGTTCTCAATCATCTCACCCAGCTGATTCTGAGCAGAAACAGCAGCCTCTTATACCACCAGCATCACAAGTTCCATCCCAGCAGAATGGGAATGTCCCCAAGCTAGAG TCTCCACAGACTGGAAGTAGCCAGCCAATTGCTGCTACTTCAGTTGTGCCGATAGTCCCCCAAAGTCTTGAGACAGTGGCTTTGCAAGAGTCTGATTGGAGTGAACACACCTGCCCAGAGGGAAACAAGTATTACTATAATTGTGTCACTTGTGAAAGCAGA TGGAATAAACCAGAGGAATTTGCATTATTTGAGAAACTGTTGCAGAAGCAACAAAAGGTGCAAAATCCTAGCCAACATATTCAGCCTGACTCAACTGGTCCCTCTGTTAAACAAGTTTCTCAAAGTCAAGAGGTGCAGCTTCAGACCTACCCAATGCATCTGAAACTTGAAGTGGAACAACCTTTTTCAACATTg GGGATGGGCCATATGGAAATCAAGTCAGAAACAAGTCCTGTTGTGGATTTAACTTGTGTTTAA